Proteins encoded within one genomic window of Dehalococcoidia bacterium:
- a CDS encoding HigA family addiction module antidote protein produces MSVSNGMRPVHPGEILREELDELGLSANALAKALDVPTNRITAILRGQRGITADTAFCPARYFGTTPQLWQNLQKAFELRVAEIESGLQIEERVQSLNTVSV; encoded by the coding sequence ATGAGTGTCAGCAACGGAATGAGACCAGTACACCCCGGAGAGATACTGCGTGAGGAGCTTGATGAGCTTGGGCTGTCGGCCAATGCGCTTGCCAAGGCTCTGGATGTGCCCACGAATCGAATCACGGCAATTCTGAGGGGGCAGCGAGGGATAACGGCTGATACGGCCTTCTGCCCTGCCCGATACTTCGGCACCACGCCCCAACTGTGGCAGAACCTTCAGAAGGCATTCGAGTTGCGTGTGGCAGAGATCGAGTCGGGGCTGCAGATCGAAGAGCGTGTACAATCACTTAATACCGTTTCAGTCTGA
- a CDS encoding type II toxin-antitoxin system RelE/ParE family toxin, with protein MIRGFKDRRTERFFVGHSVRFADQAPRRLTLLDNASALQDLSGLPSNRLESLSGDRRGQYSIRINRQWRICFRWDEDGPYDVEVVDYH; from the coding sequence AACCGAGCGCTTCTTTGTGGGCCACTCGGTGCGGTTTGCGGACCAGGCGCCGCGCCGCCTGACGTTACTGGACAACGCTTCGGCCTTGCAAGATCTGAGCGGATTGCCCAGTAACCGACTAGAGTCCCTCTCTGGTGACCGGAGGGGCCAGTACAGCATCAGGATCAACCGCCAGTGGCGAATATGCTTCCGCTGGGACGAAGACGGACCGTACGACGTGGAGGTTGTGGACTACCATTAA